The sequence below is a genomic window from Lentimicrobium saccharophilum.
TATGTATGGAATGGCAGCACACTCACCGACGGAATCACCCTGATCAACAACATACCGGCTAATTCCTACCACAACGGCTCGCGGCTGGTATTCGGCCCTGACGGCAAGCTGTACATGTCGACGGGTGATGCCGGATTCACATCAAATTCCCAGAATCCCAACTCTCTGGCGGGAAAGATCCTGAGAATCAACCCTGACGGCAGCATACCCGCCGACAATCCCGTGGCCGGAAGCTATATCTGGGCCTCGGGCTTACGCAACACACAGGGACTGGTCTTTTCGCCGGAAGGACTGCTTTACGGATCGGAACACGGCCCGAATAACGATGATGAGTTCAACCTGCTTGAAGAAGGCCGGAATTACGGCTGGCCGGCAGTGGCAGGCTTCTGCGATCTGCCCGCAGAAATCACATTTTGTCAGGAAAATAACGTAAGAGAGCCGCTTTATGCCTGGACGCCCACCCTTGCCGTTGCCGGCATTGATTATTACAATCATCCTGCCATCCCGCAATGGCAACACTCCATACTAATGACCTCGCTCAAGGCTTCAAAACTGGTAAGCCTGAAACTCAGCACCGACGGCCTGTCGGTGGTGAGCGCCGAGAACTGGTTCGATGGTTATTGGGGTCGCCTCAGGGATGTGTGTGTCAGTCCAGACGGAAAAATCTACCTCGCTGTAAGTAACCGCGACGGCAGGGGCTCGCCACGGCCCGGCGATGACCGGATTATAGAAATCAGGGTCGTTTCTCCCACCAGCGACAACGTTGCAAACATTGAAGACAGCCGGCTTAAAGTCATCCCGAATCCCATCAACGGAACAGGCCAGGTTAAATGGAAAGGATTAAAATCTGCCGGGGAATACTTTATCCTTAATACAGCAGGAGCCATTATAGCCTCCGGAAAGGCTGCCGCACCGTCATTCAGCATTTCAACAGTTCACTTCATACCCGGTTATTATATTCTGAGAATCAACTCGGAAAACCAAACGGTTTCAACACCTTTTCTGGTGATGTAAAAAAGTGTATCCCGGAGCCTGATCAAATGTCATTGAAGACACCAAAGCTGCGGGAAACACAAAACACTGAAACAAAAATAATTTCAGTACGATTAACGGAAGCAGAATTCTCAGAGCGCTTTCAATGCAGATTCATAATCAGGCTCCTGAGCGATCTCCGGAACCTGCTCGGTATACCTGACGATGCCGTTTTCATCGAGTACAACCACTGCCCTTGAATGAAGTCCGGAGAAAGGCCCTTCAGCAATGGTAAGTCCGTAATCCTTTCCAAAATTGCCTTCACGGAAATCAGATGCAGTCACCACCTTTTCGATGCCCTCCGCAACACAAAACCGCTTGTGTGCAAAAGGAAGGTCTTTTGAAACGCATACCACAACAGTATTCTCAAGTCTCGCGGCAGCGGCGTTGAACTGTCTTACGGATGCTGCGCAAACACCCGTATCAAGACTTGGAAAGATGTTAAGCACAACCTTTTTACCTTTAAAATCAGAAGAAGTTACTTTACCCAAATCGGCACCGGTAAGTTCAAAAGCGGGTGCCTTTGTTCCGACAGCCGGAAGATTGCCAATAGTTGAAACGGGATTACCGCCCAGTGTAATAGAAGCCATAAATATATTTTTTTTGTTAAACGTTTCTTGTCGGACAATCAAACAATCCTGATGGGAAGTGGTTCACCCCCGGCATAAAAAAACAATTGAATGCAGCATAAAATAAAGGCTATTGCGTTGGCTGACCCTGGAGCCAGGTATCGATGGCCTGCTGAGGCACGCCCATAGCCTCGCTGATCTGCCGTGCATCCATTCCTGACCCGGAAAGTCGCCGGGCAGTGCATCCGAGCGGCTCCCCGACTTCGATAATATGACCGTCCGGATCATAAAAGCGCATAACCTGCTGCCTCCACGGCTGCTCACGGATATCATGAATGAAGCGGACACCGCTCCCGGTTAAAGCATCTCTTAATGCAGCTATTTCAACGCTTTCGAAGTAAAGTTCGGCATTATTGCTGTTGAAAATGATATCATTCTGCCCCGTCAGGGATGCATAATGTGACATCAGGTGGATGGCAAAACCTCCCCTGAATGAAATATTCTCTCCGAAATCATGCTCAACTTCCTGCCCGAGCATGTTTTCGTAGAACTTCCGCGAAACATCCATATCACGCACCACAAACAGCGGGCAAATAAATTTTACTTTCATGGTCAATCAGTAATTGCCTGGTAAATTACTTCATGAATCCGGGTACGTATGTTAAGCCGGCTTATTTTGTTGTTTCCAGCATCCGGAAACACCCTGTTGCTCAGGAAAACATATACAAGGTCCTGATCAGGATCTGCCCAGGCATACGTCCCTGTAAAACCGCTGTGGCCAAAACTTCGCGGAGAAGCTGATGCGCAGGCTGGCGAAGGATCCCCTTTGATAAGGGCGGGCTTATCAAATCCTGCGCCTCTCCGGTTCTTATCAATTACAAACTGCACCCCGGTAAAATCTCTGATGACTTCCGCTTCCAGAAGGGTATCACCTCCATAATATCCATTACGCAACAACATCTGCATGATGATGGCTACATCCAGGGCATCAGAAAAAAGACCGGCATGGCCGGCAACGCCCCCCAGAAGGGCTGCCGTCTGATCATGAACGTCGCCATGAATCAGCTGCTTCCTGAAAACCATATCCAGTTCCGTGGGTGCAATCCGGCTGATGCTGAACCGGTTGCGCGGATGAAAGCCCATGGTGCGCAGACCCAGTTTACGGTAAAACTGCCTTTGAACGTAACTGCTGAACGGCTGCTGTGTGATTTCCTCAAAAGCTTTACCCAATAAAATAAATCCAAGATCGCTGTATTTAAATTCCGTTTTCGGCAGCAACGGACTCCGGATTATTGAATCAACGATTACGGCGGGATAATCGTCGCGCAGATAAAGCGCATCGGCTACCCTGTGTGTATATTCAATACTGAAGTGCCGGCCAAACAGTTCAGATTTTAATGAATCCTGTTCCATCACAGATTTCCAGAAAGGAATAAATGGCTGAAGTTTTGCCTGATGCGCAAGTATCTCTCTGATAATCAATTGATTCTTATCAGAATGCCTTAATTCAGGATAATAGCGGCTTAGCCTGCGGTCGGGATCTAGCAGTCCGTCACCGGTAAGTTTCATGGTAGTCAGGGTGGTTGCCAGAATTTTGGTCAGTGATGCCAGATCGTAAAGGTCATCGTTACGCAGAGGGATATCAGAGTCATAAACCTGACTGCCAAAAGCCTTACGGTAGATAACCCTGCCCTTGCGAATGATCACCACCTGTGCACCGGGGAATGCATTATCGCGGATACTTTCCGCCACTATGCTGTCGATCTCCCTGAGTTTGTCAGAAGAAACTCCTGCTGCTTCAGGCTGACTGAAAGCAACCCGTGTAATTTCCGGTTGCAGCAGACCAGAACCTGCCGGCCACATAGCAGTGGCGGCAACCGGAAGCTTTCCGGTTATGGCCGATCCACCGAAAATCGCCTGGGCAGTCAGTTCCTGCATCATGGCATTGTCCTGATAGGCAATCAGGACCGAAGCCATTTTTTCAATCTGATTAAAGGTAGCCAGGCTGTATGGGCTGGTAAAGATGTTGAGAATAATCTTTTTACATGCTGCTAATGAATCAATCAGCCATGCACCCTGCCTGCCAATTCCGAAGTTTTTCTGCGGCAGATCGCTTGTCTGTACAAATCCGGTGACCACCAGATTATATGGCTCAAGCAACTGCATAATGGAATCCCTTTCCTGTACCGAAGGATCTTTGCTCAAATTAAAATGATCAACCGGGGCATAGTCGGACAATCGGGACTGAAATGGCGTCAGGCTCAAGTCTCCGATAACCAGGCTGGCAATCCTGAAGGTATCCAGGCTTCTGAGCGGAATCATTCCGTCACGATCGCTTACCAGAGTGATGGCCGCGGCATTGGCCCCGGCAGTGGTAAGCCTGGCAAATGAAGAATTCAGATCTCCGGAAAGGTTATCCAGGTGAATCCTGTTATTTCCGGCAAGCCCTGATTCAAACTTCCATTGTAAAACCCGTCTGCATTTTTCATCAATCATTTGCTGACTGATCAGCCCACTGTCGATGGCTTTGCGGATATTGGCCAGGGCCATGCGTGCATCCACAGGCAGCAGCAGGATGTCGTTGCCTGCATCAAGAGCCATAACTTCAGCAAGTGCAGGATTTACAAAATCGGTAAGCCCCTTCATATCCATGCCATCGGTGATCACCATGCCCGTAAAACCCATTTTTTCACGCAGCAGCCCGGAAATCACCGGTTTTGAGAGGGATGAGATTGATCCTGCAGCAGTATCTATGGAAGGCACCCGCAAATGGGCGATCATCATACCCTTTAAACCCCTGTCGATCAGATAGGAGAATGGGAAAAGCTCCAGGGTATCGATCACGGAGCGGGGTTTATCTATGACTGGCAGGGTATAGTGCGAATCATTGCCCGTGTCCCCGTGACCGGGAAAATGCTTGGCCACGGCGATGAGGCCCTGATCCTGCATCCCTTTCATATACCAATAGGACTTTTCTGCAACATTCATCCTTTCTTCACCAAAAGAGCGTGCATTAATCACCGGATTCAGGGGATTGTTGTTGATATCGGCAACCGGTGCAAAATTGATATGCACACCAAGCCTTTGCAATTGCCGGGCAATTTCCGTTCCCATATCATAAATCAGGCTGTTATCGGTAATCGCCCCGAGGGTCATCTGTTTGGGAAAATTGAAAACACTGTCGAGCCGCATGCCCGGCCCCCATTCCGCATCAAGGGCCACAAACAAAGGCGTTTTAACTGCTCTTTGCAGCCGGTTTGTCACAATGGCCTGACGCACCGGACCTCCCTGAAAAAAGCAAACCCCTCCGATATTTTTTTCACTGACGAGGGCTGTCAACTCATTGTAATATTTTTCATCCCTGTTTGAATAGGCCCTTATCATCAACAGCTGGGCAATGCGCTCATCGGGAGTAAGGCTATTCATCACCGAATCGGCCCATTGTTCTTTCATTCGCGGTTGAGCCAATGCCTGCATCGAAACAAGAAAAACCAGAGCAGGTAATAGCAAAGTGTATTTTATTTTCCGGAGCATGAAACAGATCAGAATCAGGTTCGACAATATTTGGTATATGGTATAACAACGCGTTGGTAGCGTCAAAAATACGCTCTTTATGCCAAATAATTTTTCATTTTTTTTGTCCGGGGGTGTGGTTATATCCAAAAAGGGTTATTTTCGCATCAACAGAAAATATATTTGTCAGATCAGGCAATATTTTCTGGACAGGACCCGCTTTTATCTTTTACCTGAAGCGCCGATGATCAAAAAGCTTTTGCTTCTTTTACTGATTCTACCGCTTGCCCTTGAGGCGCAAAAAGCCGATAAGCCAACAAAGCCTGAACCGTTGAGCAGGATACTTTTTGTATTTGATGCATCTCAAAGCATGTATGCCCGCTGGCAGAGCGATATGAAAATCAATATTGCGAAGAAGCTGATGGGAAACCTGCTCGACAGCCTCTCGGGATTTAAAAACCTTGAACTTGCACTGAGGGTATACGGACACCAGAAGAATTATCCTCCTCCCGATTGTTACGACACAAAACTTGAAGTGCCTTTTGCCCCGGGTAATATTCCCAGTATCAAAAATAAAATTCTGGGACTGACACCACGGGGAACCACACCCATCGCCTATTCACTGCAGCAGGTAGTGAACGATTTTCCGCCATGCGACGATTGCCGGAATATCATTATCCTGATTACCGACGGCATCGAGGAGTGCGGAGGCGACCCCTGTGCTGCTTCAGCCGAACTTCAGAAGCACGGGATCGCGATGAAGCCTTTTATCATAGGCATTGGCAGGGATTTCAAGGAAGCGTTCAACTGTGTAGGAACATATTTTGACGCTTCGAGTGAAACTGCTTTTCAGAAAGCGCTGAATACGGTAATCCTTCAGGCGCTCAAATCCACTACCATGCAGGTTAACCTGCTCGACAGTCATAACAAGCCGACGGAGACCAATGTAAATATGTCATTTTATGACCGCACTTCAGGAAAGCTGAAATACAATTTCATTCACACATTGAATAACAAAGGCTTACCCGACACCCTGGTGGTGGACCCCCTGATTACCTACGACCTGGTTGTTCATACCGTCCCTCCCCTGGCCCTCGAGAACATCAGCCTGAAGCAACAAACCCACCTTACAGCCACCATCAGTGCCCCCCAGGGTTACCTTGACCTGAGGATGGGTACAAACGACCGCATTGTTAAGAATCTGTTTGCCATCGTAAGGCAGCACGGAAAAACAAACACCATTAATGTGCAGAACTTCGGCGACACCAAAAAATACCTTTGCGGTAGTTATGATCTGGAAATCCTGACCCTGCCCAGAATCTACATGAACGACGTAATGATACGGCAGAGCGAAACCACGACCATAGATATTCCCCTTCCCGGAATTGCCGTGATACGGAAGAGTGTTAACGGATTTGGCAGCCTGTACGTAGAACGCAATAATGTGCTTGAATGGATTTACGACCTTCGCGAACATGTACTTCAGGAAACCCTCGTCTTGCAACCCGGTAAATACCGGGTGGTTTACCGGTCAAAGAATGCCGAAAGGGCCATGTACAGCATTGAAAATACCTTCACCATCCTGCCCGGAGGGACCAGCAATGTAAATCTATTCTCATACTGAACTGATTACCGTATATGAGCCTGAAGGGTGAGATCACCCATTGCGGCTGATGGTCTCCAGCATAGGAATATTCAGCAGTTCAATCAAATCCCCTTCGGTTCTGATAAGGTTATCATCTTTGAATGTTTTCATTATCCTGATGGCACTTTCCTTGGTCATTCCCGACATATCGGCAATATCCTGGCGCGACAGGGATGTAACGAAAGGATTGGCATTGTATATCCTCTGGGAAAGGCAAAGCAGTACATCAGCAATACGGCCGGGCATCTGCTTATGCGTTAAGCTTGAGAGCTGGTCAAACATCCTGATCGCCTGCTCACTGATTTTATTAAGAAATGAAGAAGAAAAAGAATTATTATTCTCAATGATCTGTTGAAACACATCGGCGCTCACCAGGCAGGCCGTCGTTTCTTCGCAGGCTATTGCCGTAAAGTGATGCCGCTTGTCGGTAAAAGCCCCGGGAACAAATATATAGTCCACAGGTTTGGCAAAACCGATGATAATCCGCTTATCACTTTCACTCTCAAGGTAGAGTTTTACCAGCCCGGAAGTGATGCAAACAAAATCATGGCAGGGAGATCCCTGTTTAAAAAGTATCTCGCCCTGATGATATTTTATACTGACCCGGCAACTATTAACCGAGTGCAATTCATTATCCTTCAGATTCCTGAAAATATCTGACCGCTGCAAACAAAGCGTACAATTTGCTTCAACAGAATTCGCCATAAATCAATTTTAAAGTGCCCAGACTCCTATTGAAAGAAGGAGAACCATTCTTCCTGAGTTTTGAATATTCCAGATCATTATATCCGATGATATAAATCAACTGATTGACAAATATAAACAATAGTTTGCATACAAAAATATCACTTTTTAATCAGCAGATCATAATTACATAAGTACTTTCTTTGATTTGTCAATCTAACTGATAAAATAATGAAAAAAAGGTCACTGATCAACCTGTCAATCTTACTGCTGATACCGGCATTTTCGGCCTTCATAAGCAGCTGCGAATATGAATTTGTGGAACCTGATCGCACCCCGGTAACCACCGAGGTCAGTTTCGCAACCGACATCGTACCGATCTTCAACACCAGCTGCAATTTCTCCGGCTGTCATGCTGCCGGGGCTGTTCCGCCGGATCTGTCGCCGGCCGGCGCCTATAACAGCCTGATCCAGCTAAACCAGATAAATACCGATAATCCATCAGGCAGTTTGCTTTATACAAGCATTACAACCGGTAGCATGAAATCGTTTTCCAATGCCGATCAGGCCAAACTTATACTGGCCTGGATACAGCAGGGAGCAAAAAATAACTAATCACTGATTCATCAAGCCTTCAAAAACATACCATGAAAAACAGCATCAGGATATTTACGCTGGCAGCCGTCATAATCATGCAACTCTTTACGGTTGTAATGGCACAGGAAGAGGAGACAACCGAAAAGCCGAAAGAACGTCCGGCACGCCCGGCCTTTGAAAGCGGATTGCTTTTTGACAATGCCACTACCACCCTGCAACCTTCAAAAACGCTGGAAATGATTATCCAGCACCGGTTTGGTTCCGTTGAAAACGGAATCACCGACCTCTACGGCATATGGGCTCCTTCCAACATCAGGCTTGGATTAAACTACAGCATTCTCGATAACCTGATGGTCGGCATCGGGACAACCAAATTCAACAAGATGCAGGACATACAGATTAAATATAATGTGTTGCAGCAAACACGGTCGAACAAGATACCTGTCACTGTTTCAGTTTATGAAGTGATTGGCATCGACGGCAGTGCCGATTCGAAATTCGGGGTAAACTACAAGTTCACCAACCGTTTCTCTTATTTTACACAGGTAATTGTTTCACGTCGTTTCAATGAAAAGATTTCTTTGCAGATAGCGCCTTCCTTTACCCATTACAACTCCACCGATTCGCTGGTGGATCACGACAGGATTGCGCTCTCTTTCGCCGGCCGCTTCAAATTTTCACCGCAGAGTTCTCTGATTGTTTCGGGCGATTTCCCGCTACAAATACAAGGGATTTCAGAGATCCGCAAGGAAATCAATGATAAGCTTGACCCTCTGAATCCGAATATCTGTATCGGGCTCGAAGTCGCCACCAGTACCCATGCATTTCACGTATATCTGGGATCCTCGCAGGGCATACTGCCTCAGGAGAATATCCTTTACAACAAAAACAATTTTTTCAAAGGAAATATCATCCTGGGACTTAATGTTACCCGTCTCTGGAATTTCTGACAACATCTGACACAATAATTAATCAACTAAAAACAAAACAAATGAAAAACTCCGTAAAACTCCTCACGCTTTTTGTAGCCGTAATTGCATTTGTAGCCATAAATACAGCAATGACCCAAAAGGAAGGCGAACCCTGGGTAATCCCGGCTAAATACAAAAGCATGAAAAGTACCATTAAGGCTGGTGACCCCTCAATTAATACCGTAGGTAAAGAGCTATACAACCAGCATTGCCGCTCATGCCACGGCACCAAAGGCCTTGGCGACGGCCCCAAAGCCCGGAACCTGAAAACAAGCACCGGTGATTTTTCATCCAAAGCTTTTCAGGATCAGGCTGATGGTGAAATCTACTACCAGTCGTTTGTTGGTCGCGACGAAATGCCGAACTTCGAAAAGAAGATTGCCGACGAAGGTGACCGCTGGGCTGTAGTTTACTACATCCGCACCATGAAAAAGTAGGATTGAATCAGGAGCCTGGGATGTTCAGCATCCCGGGCTCTGTTTGGTATAAGATAAAATCACTGGAAAATTCAGGCTTGGGTATAAAGACTTTAATTTATGAAACACTGGTTACGAAAAAGGCCGGCCGGATGGGTAGCACTTACAACAGGATTTATTCCGCTGCTCTTTGCTATATTTCTTTCCTTTGGTTCAGAAAAACCAGCAGTCACGATTGATGAGGAGAGCAAGCAATGCCTTGTTTGTCATGGTTCACACAGGTACGAACTTACCGACACCCTTACCGGGGAAACAGTGACCATGAAGATGCACTCAGAGCTTCAGATTGACCCCGTTGAGTACAGCAAAGCCACCCATGGTGCTTTTAAATGTACCGATTGCCATTCCATCGACTATCACATACACCCTCACCCGGTGAGCACCAAGTTTGAAGTTAATTATACCTGCATGGATTGCCATGGCGGTGACGAAACCTATGCATCATTCAATTTCGAAACCATTGAGGAAGAATATCTTAAAAGTATTCATGCTACAGAACTCGGAAATGAATTCAGTTGCTGGAGTTGTCATAATCCCCATACATACCGTCTTTCCGACAAAGAGCCCGGTCAACTGATCAACCGGGTAGCGCGTAATAATTCTGCCTGTCTTCATTGCCACGGCGATATCAACAATTATGCAGTGCTGATTGAGAAAGAGTTGCCCGACCTGATCAAAAGTCATGACTGGCTCCCGAATCAAAGTCTGCACTTCAGGAAAGTCAGGTGCATTGATTGCCATGCCTCGAATAACGATAGCATTATGGTAGCCCATCTGGTACTTCCGGCATCGGAATCAGTGAAGAACTGCGTGGAATGCCATTCAACGAATTCCATCCTGATGGGTTCCCTCTACAAACACCAGGCTGCAGAAAAAAGGAATAAACTCGGCTTTTACAACGGCTTGATCATGAACGAAGCCTATGTAATAGGAGCTAACAGGAATTATTACCTGAATATTGCCAGTGTCGTGATTTTCATCATGGTGCTGATCGGAATTGCAATACACGCAACATTAAGGTACATACACAGGCACAGGAAACATGGCAACTAAAAAAATATACCTCTACCCATTGTGGCTCAGGATATGGCATCATGTAAATGCCGTTCTGATGCTTGCGCTTATCCTCACAGGGGTCAGCATGCAGTATTCCAACCCGGATTATCCGCTTATCAGATTTGATATTGCTGTCAGTGTGCATAACATCTCCGGGATTTTGCTCACCCTTTCATATTTCTACTTTTTCCTGGGTGTTTTATTTACTTCCATTGGCCGGCATTATGTAATGAAGCAGGGGTTTTTTAAAGCATTTTACCAGCAGGCCAGATACTATCTTTTCGGCATATTCAGGGGCGAACCGCATCCTTTCCCTGTGAACGCCGAGCGAAAGTTCAACCCCATCCAGCAGATTACTTACAATGTGATACAACATGCCATAACCCCGGTAACCTTTGTCACAGGCTGGGCATTGTTGTATCCGGAAACAATTATTCTGAATGTTTTCGGTTACAGTGGTATTATGCTCACCAGCCTGTTGCATGTGGCTGCAGGATTTCTGATCTCCGTTTTTCTTATAATACATCTCTATTTTATTACAGTCGGGCATTCTGTCTCCAGTAACCTGAAGAGTATGATCACGGGATATCATGAAATCCATGAAGATGAGGAAAAAGATTCTGCTGAAAACGCGGAAAAATCATCTTCTGAAAACTTAGGAAAATCAAATTAGTTACACACAATCACACAAACAAACGAAAAACAAACACTAAAACTGAAGAAAATGAAACGACAAATTTCCTTACTCACCTTAGCGACCAGTGCATTTTTGGTGCTGTGTTTTGTCTCGTTCAGCAGCTGTACTAAGACAGGGCCCGAGGGGCCTCCGGGGAAGGATGGCGAAGACGGGCTGAATGCAGATGCTTCATGCGTTACATGCCATGATTTTTCTGATGACCTTTTGACCAAAGTCCATCAGTTTGCCAATTCAGCCCACGGTAGCGGAGCCAATGTAGACCGGAGCATTGAGGGTTGTGCACAATGCCATACCAGTCAGGGCTTCAGGCTCATGGTAGATAGTGGTATGATCGCAGCCGTAGCGTCACCGGCAATCATCAACTGCCGTACCTGCCATAAAATCCATGAAACATACACACCTGCTGATTATGCGCTCAGGGGCAGCGGAGCCATTGCTATGGTAATGGGTGGACCTTCCGCCGAATATAATTATGGCACATCCAATGTTTGCGCCAATTGTCATCAGGGACGCACAGTAACTCCATACCCTGTGGCAGGCGGTGATCCAGTATCCGTCACCAATAAAAGATATGGTCCGCATTACGGCCCCCAGGCCAACATGTTTATCGGCAAAGGCGGCTATGAAATTGATGGCCCGATGCCTTATTCAAATTCACCACATACGCTGGCAGTAACCAATGGCTGCGTAACCTGCCATATGGATGGAAACCCGGTAGGTTTACAGGCCGGAGGGCATCAGATGAATATCACCTATAACGAAACATCCAAACTGCTTACCGGTTGTACCGTTTCAGGCTGCCATACGGATGCAGCAGTGGTTAAATCCATGTTTGACGAAAACAGGGCTGAAATAGCCGCCCTTGAACTGGAGCTTGAAACTGCGCTCAAAGATCAGGGCCTTCTGGATGCAGAAGGATATGTAGCGGTTCCGGCTACACTCACACAGGATCAGCTGGGAATTATACTGAACCTTAAACTGGTTCATTACGACCATAGCTATGGTGCCCATAATTACCGCTACACCAAAGCTTTGCTTGTAAATTCACTCGCTGCTTTAGCCAAATCAAGCGTTTAACAGGAATTAAGATTTTCAGTAAAATCCCGCTGTGCCTTTGCATGGCGGGATTTTTTTTGCTTGCGTGCGGGTATTAGTAATATATTGTTTGACCAGCAAGATCAATGCTTCTGTCTGCGGACATCAGAAAAAGCCTTTAAATCAAAAAAAAAAGACCCTGGTTTCCCGGGGCCTTCCATGTTCATCTTAATCTGTCTTACCCATTCATCGAAATAAGGAATTCTTCATTGGTTTGGGTGTATTTCATTTTATCCTTCAGGAATTCCATGGCTTCCAGCGGATTCATGTCGGCCAGGTGGTTGCGGAGGATCCAGATGCGTTGCAACGTTTCCTTATCAAGCAGCAGGTCCTCTCGACGGGTGCTTGAAGCTACGATGTCGATGGCAGGGTAGATGCGTTTGTTAGAAAGTTTGCGGTCGAGCTGAAGCTCCATATTACCGGTGCCTTTGAATTCCTCAAAGATCACTTCATCCATTTTGGATCCGGTATCGATAAGGGCAGTAGCAATGATGGTGAGGGAACCACCGTTTTCGATCTGACGTGCAGCACCAAAGAAACGTTTGGGTTTTTGCAGCGCGTTGGCTTCCACACCTCCGGATAGTACCTTACCCGATGCGGGAGAGACCGTATTATAAGCCCTGGCCAATCTGGTGATAGAATCAAGTAGTATCACCACATCGTGACCACATTCGGTCATCCGTTTGGCTTTCTCAAGCACAATATTGGCAATCTTCACATGACGGTCGGCCGGCTCATCAAAGGTTGAAGCGATCACCTCGGCATTCACACTGCGGGCCATGTCGGTAACTTCCTCCGGACGCTCATCAATCAGCAGTACGATCAGGTATGCCTCGGGATGGTTGGCGGCAATGGCGTTGGCAATTTCTTTGAGCAGCACCGTTTTACCGGTTTTGGGCTGCGCCACGATCAGTCCGCGCTGACCTTTGCCAATGGGTGCAAAAAGATCGATCACCCTCACCGACAGACTTGCGCCCGGATGACCGGTGATCTTGAATTTCTTTTCAGGGAAGAGCGGGGTCAGGTAATCAAAAGGAATTCTGTCGCGCACTTCATCCGGGGTACGGCCGTTGATCAGCTCAACTTTAATAAGCGGGAAGTATTTCTCCCCGTCTTTGGGCGGCCGTATGGTTCCCCTCACGGTGTCGCCGGTTTTCAATCCGAACAACTTGATCTGTGATTGCGAAACGTAAACATCGTCGGGTGAGTTCAGATAGTTGTAGTCAGAAGAGCGCAGAAAGCCATAGCCGTCGGGCATAATTTCGAGCACACCGTCTGAGGAGATAAAACCGTCG
It includes:
- a CDS encoding PQQ-dependent sugar dehydrogenase, which translates into the protein MHKHNKSNLIIISVIALLSMACTKESESQLYIGSTAVDTTTVLSGIDTPWELLYGPDGYLWFTERSGKVSRFNPLTGESTVILTIQDVLEYGEAGLLGMVLHPEFEGQPWVYLVYNYASGEFVKERLVRYVWNGSTLTDGITLINNIPANSYHNGSRLVFGPDGKLYMSTGDAGFTSNSQNPNSLAGKILRINPDGSIPADNPVAGSYIWASGLRNTQGLVFSPEGLLYGSEHGPNNDDEFNLLEEGRNYGWPAVAGFCDLPAEITFCQENNVREPLYAWTPTLAVAGIDYYNHPAIPQWQHSILMTSLKASKLVSLKLSTDGLSVVSAENWFDGYWGRLRDVCVSPDGKIYLAVSNRDGRGSPRPGDDRIIEIRVVSPTSDNVANIEDSRLKVIPNPINGTGQVKWKGLKSAGEYFILNTAGAIIASGKAAAPSFSISTVHFIPGYYILRINSENQTVSTPFLVM
- the tpx gene encoding thiol peroxidase; protein product: MASITLGGNPVSTIGNLPAVGTKAPAFELTGADLGKVTSSDFKGKKVVLNIFPSLDTGVCAASVRQFNAAAARLENTVVVCVSKDLPFAHKRFCVAEGIEKVVTASDFREGNFGKDYGLTIAEGPFSGLHSRAVVVLDENGIVRYTEQVPEIAQEPDYESALKAL
- a CDS encoding glyoxalase superfamily protein, translating into MKVKFICPLFVVRDMDVSRKFYENMLGQEVEHDFGENISFRGGFAIHLMSHYASLTGQNDIIFNSNNAELYFESVEIAALRDALTGSGVRFIHDIREQPWRQQVMRFYDPDGHIIEVGEPLGCTARRLSGSGMDARQISEAMGVPQQAIDTWLQGQPTQ
- a CDS encoding glycoside hydrolase family 3 N-terminal domain-containing protein produces the protein MLLPALVFLVSMQALAQPRMKEQWADSVMNSLTPDERIAQLLMIRAYSNRDEKYYNELTALVSEKNIGGVCFFQGGPVRQAIVTNRLQRAVKTPLFVALDAEWGPGMRLDSVFNFPKQMTLGAITDNSLIYDMGTEIARQLQRLGVHINFAPVADINNNPLNPVINARSFGEERMNVAEKSYWYMKGMQDQGLIAVAKHFPGHGDTGNDSHYTLPVIDKPRSVIDTLELFPFSYLIDRGLKGMMIAHLRVPSIDTAAGSISSLSKPVISGLLREKMGFTGMVITDGMDMKGLTDFVNPALAEVMALDAGNDILLLPVDARMALANIRKAIDSGLISQQMIDEKCRRVLQWKFESGLAGNNRIHLDNLSGDLNSSFARLTTAGANAAAITLVSDRDGMIPLRSLDTFRIASLVIGDLSLTPFQSRLSDYAPVDHFNLSKDPSVQERDSIMQLLEPYNLVVTGFVQTSDLPQKNFGIGRQGAWLIDSLAACKKIILNIFTSPYSLATFNQIEKMASVLIAYQDNAMMQELTAQAIFGGSAITGKLPVAATAMWPAGSGLLQPEITRVAFSQPEAAGVSSDKLREIDSIVAESIRDNAFPGAQVVIIRKGRVIYRKAFGSQVYDSDIPLRNDDLYDLASLTKILATTLTTMKLTGDGLLDPDRRLSRYYPELRHSDKNQLIIREILAHQAKLQPFIPFWKSVMEQDSLKSELFGRHFSIEYTHRVADALYLRDDYPAVIVDSIIRSPLLPKTEFKYSDLGFILLGKAFEEITQQPFSSYVQRQFYRKLGLRTMGFHPRNRFSISRIAPTELDMVFRKQLIHGDVHDQTAALLGGVAGHAGLFSDALDVAIIMQMLLRNGYYGGDTLLEAEVIRDFTGVQFVIDKNRRGAGFDKPALIKGDPSPACASASPRSFGHSGFTGTYAWADPDQDLVYVFLSNRVFPDAGNNKISRLNIRTRIHEVIYQAITD